In the Flavobacterium sp. 90 genome, TGTCTTTTTTCTCAAGAAAAAAATATTTCTATCGAATATTCTAATGTAACCCGAAAAAAAGCCATCGAAATAATTGAAAAAAATAGTTCTTTTCATTTTTATTTTGAGGATCAATGGCTGTCTAACGATGAACTTATTTCTGGAAAATTTCAGAATACATCTATTGTTGTTATTCTGGATGACATTTTTAATAATACCACCATAAACTATTACATTGACCAAAATAGTATCATTTTAAGTAATGTTCTTTTAATATCGAATACAATATCAGAGAGTTATTTTAAAAATACGCCTTCTAAAAATGACAAATTATTAGCTGCTCCTATTTATAACAAACAATATATAAATAGTGCAAAAAGAGACTCTGACTCTATTATAATGTTAGGAAAACAATCTTTGATAGATAATTCGCAAATGCATACTTTATCCGGTTATATCAAAAATCGGACTTCGGGAAAACCAGAATATAATGTCACTATTAAGGTAAAAGACAAAGATTTTAGTACAACAAGTGATGCCAGTGGCTACTACAGTTTTAAGGTACCAGCGGGAATTAACACAATTGAAACACAATCTCTTAGTCACGAAACTAAGATTAAGAAAATTGTACTTTACAGTAATGGAAAAGTAGATTTTAATCTGGACGAGAATGTAAATGCTCTTAAAGAGATTATCATTGAAAATAAAAAAACAAGAAATGTAAATTCGGCCATTACGGGACTTACGAGCATAGATGTTGAGAATATAAAAAATGTTCCTTTGATATTAGGAGAACGGGATATCTTTAAAGTAGCAACAACTCTTCCGGGTATAAAAACAACTGGTGAAGGATCAGCAGGCTTTAATGTTAGAGGAGGAAAAGATGACCAAAACCTATTTTTATTAGATAATGCAGTTTTATACAATCCTTCTCACTTTTTAGGATTCTTTTCTTCGGTAAATCCTTTTACAACAAAAAAAGCAGATATCTATAAAGGAAGTATTCCTGCCGAATTTGGCGGTCGACTTTCGTCTGTTTTTGACATTAAATCTAAAAGCGGGAATACTGAAAAACTTTCCGGAGAAGCTGGAATTGGACCTGTAATGAGTAATGTTACGCTTGAAGTTCCGATTTTAAAAGGCAAATCGAGTTTGCTTTTTGGCGGCCGGGCAAGTTATTCTGATTGGATTTTAAAAACTATCAAAGATTCAAATTTAGAAAATAGTCAAGCTTCTTTTTATGATATTCTTCTAAAATATAACCATCAACTTACTAAAAAGGATAATCTTGAAACTTCATTTTATTACAGCCATGACAAGTACAGCATTTCTTCGGATTCTGTATATAAATACAATAATCAATTAGCCACTGTAAAATGGGATCATGATTTTAATGAGAAAAATAAATCTTCATTTATCATAACCAATAGCCAATATAAATTTAATATCAATTACAATTCTCAGCCTGAAAGATCTTTTCATTACGGTTACAGAATCAATGAAACTCAATTTATCTTTAAGATGAAATACATTCTGAATGAAAAGCATGTATTCAATTATGGCATCAGCAGCAAGTTATACAATGTAAATCCTGGCTATATAAACCCTACAGATAATAACTCTCAAATCAAAAGTATTGATTTGCAAAATGAAAAAGGTTTAGAATCGGCATTGTTTTTTACTGAGAATTATAAGTTAAATGATGAATTATTAATCAATTTAGGATTGCGATATTCTATTTTTTCAGCACTTGGACCTGCTACTCAAAACGTCTACGAAACTGACTTTCCAAAATCGGACAGAACTGTTTTAGAAACCAAAACCTATTCTAATAATGATGTAATAAAAACTTATGGTGGATTTGAACCAAGAGTTTCTGCACGTTATTTTATACTTCCGGATTTATCAATTAAGGCAAGTTTTGACAGAACATATCAATATGTACACTTGCTTTCAAGCAATACAACGCAATCTCCAATAGATATGTGGAAACTTTCTGATTTAAATACAGAACCACAATCTTCGAATCAATTTTCTTTGGGAATTTTCAAAAACATACTCAAAAACTCACTGGAATTAAGTATTGAAGGTTATTACAAGAAATCACAAAACATATTAGATTATAAAGTTGGCGCCGAATTATTATTAAACAAAAACATAGAAACAGAACTTTTGCAAGGCGAAGGAAAAGCATACGGAATTGAATTTTTGATCAAGAAAGAAAAAGGAAATTTTAATGGCTGGTTAAGTTATACTTATTCCAGAGCCTTAATAAAACTCGATAGTAAATTTGATTCTGAGAAGGTAAATAACGGAGCATATTTCCCTACAAATTATGACAAACCACATGATTTTAGTGCAATTTTAAATTATAAATTCACAAAGAGATATAGCTTATCAACAAATTTTGTCTATCAAACGGGAAGACCTGTTACCTACCCAATTGGATCATATGATTTTGCCGGTGAGCAATTTACATTATATAGTGATCGTAATAAATATAGAATTCCTGATTATTACAGATTGGATATTGGTGTAAATATTGAAGGAAATCATAAAATAAAAAAATTGGCTCATAGTTTCTGGAATATTTCTGTTTATAACGTTTTGGGCAGAAACAATCCGTACAATGTTTACTTTGTTACGGAGGACAAAAAAATCAAGGCATATAAAACCTCTATTTTTTCTGTTCCAATTCCGACAATAACTTATAACATAAAATTCTAATTCATTTATCGTATCAATATGAATT is a window encoding:
- a CDS encoding TonB-dependent receptor, with amino-acid sequence MKKHLLGFLFFLLPFCLFSQEKNISIEYSNVTRKKAIEIIEKNSSFHFYFEDQWLSNDELISGKFQNTSIVVILDDIFNNTTINYYIDQNSIILSNVLLISNTISESYFKNTPSKNDKLLAAPIYNKQYINSAKRDSDSIIMLGKQSLIDNSQMHTLSGYIKNRTSGKPEYNVTIKVKDKDFSTTSDASGYYSFKVPAGINTIETQSLSHETKIKKIVLYSNGKVDFNLDENVNALKEIIIENKKTRNVNSAITGLTSIDVENIKNVPLILGERDIFKVATTLPGIKTTGEGSAGFNVRGGKDDQNLFLLDNAVLYNPSHFLGFFSSVNPFTTKKADIYKGSIPAEFGGRLSSVFDIKSKSGNTEKLSGEAGIGPVMSNVTLEVPILKGKSSLLFGGRASYSDWILKTIKDSNLENSQASFYDILLKYNHQLTKKDNLETSFYYSHDKYSISSDSVYKYNNQLATVKWDHDFNEKNKSSFIITNSQYKFNINYNSQPERSFHYGYRINETQFIFKMKYILNEKHVFNYGISSKLYNVNPGYINPTDNNSQIKSIDLQNEKGLESALFFTENYKLNDELLINLGLRYSIFSALGPATQNVYETDFPKSDRTVLETKTYSNNDVIKTYGGFEPRVSARYFILPDLSIKASFDRTYQYVHLLSSNTTQSPIDMWKLSDLNTEPQSSNQFSLGIFKNILKNSLELSIEGYYKKSQNILDYKVGAELLLNKNIETELLQGEGKAYGIEFLIKKEKGNFNGWLSYTYSRALIKLDSKFDSEKVNNGAYFPTNYDKPHDFSAILNYKFTKRYSLSTNFVYQTGRPVTYPIGSYDFAGEQFTLYSDRNKYRIPDYYRLDIGVNIEGNHKIKKLAHSFWNISVYNVLGRNNPYNVYFVTEDKKIKAYKTSIFSVPIPTITYNIKF